The proteins below come from a single Rosa rugosa chromosome 2, drRosRugo1.1, whole genome shotgun sequence genomic window:
- the LOC133729172 gene encoding nitrate regulatory gene2 protein isoform X2, with protein sequence MGGVASRINKEEKVRVCKERRKLMKQLVRFRGEFADAQLVYLRALRNTGATLRQFTESESLELETTTYGLGLPPSPPPPLPPSPPPPPPLSPDLRKLDNDRKEEAGLDMEDDVNTPPPPLVPDSSSWDIFGSSSPHYQRHDETVEPHDEEKWAETNSEFVEDEQEEETVANVVSMLPKKLQLEESVEDNSSTMRWPYPKDSADTTMVLWKSKRTLESIAKELDDYFLKSSAGLKEIAILMEIKGRDTVLLQSTNENKRKRCNSAKVFSALSWSRSARALQYSRDAVESSGPSEPCKPGAHCITLRKLYEAEKKLYKEIKEEELTKLEYERKSKLLQKQEDENQDCSKSEKTRFSVESLEADILRLQQSISSTCFSIVKLIDDELYPQLCTLISGLLHIWRTMHECHQVQNYVSQQLNNLTDIHKIDLSTTYHRQAAIQLESEVSCWNNSFSEAIKSQQEYVRTLCRWIQLIDNPVDDHPQSLYSSAVRCLCDQWQLALDRSPSKEAAEAIKSLLSAIHRICLQQEEEHNLQKKSEKLEKRLQKELYSLADLEKKMELSFTDGDACSDLGPKHPFTIKRDKTEALKKQVEIEKARYHNAVQGIEAISSDTKPAESSDGEVQTL encoded by the exons ATGGGTGGTGTTGCATCAAGGATTAACAAGGAAGAAAAGGTTCGGGTTTGCAAGGAGAGAAGGAAGCTAATGAAGCAGTTGGTGAGGTTTAGAGGTGAATTTGCAGATGCCCAGTTGGTTTATTTGAGAGCATTAAGGAATACTGGAGCAACACTAAGACAATTTACAGAGTCTGAGTCATTGGAGCTTGAAACTACTACTTATGGCTTAGGATTGCCACCATCACCGCCACCCCCTTTGCCCCCTTcccctccaccaccacctcctctCAGCCCTGACTTGAGAAAGTTGGATAATGATCGGAAAGAAGAAGCTGGCCTAGATATGGAGGATGATGTCAATACCCCACCACCTCCTCTGGTCCCAGACTCATCATCTTGGGACATTTTTGGTTCATCTTCACCGCATTATCAGAGACATGATGAAACAGTGGAGCCACATGACGAGGAAAAGTGGGCAGAGACTAATTCAGAATTTGTGGAAGACGAACAGGAAGAGGAAACTGTTGCAAATGTTGTGAGTATGCTGCCTAAGAAACTGCAGCTCGAAGAATCGGTTGAGGATAATTCATCAACAATGAGGTGGCCATATCCTAAGGACTCTGCAGATACAACCATGGTACTATGGAAAAGCAAGAGGACCTTGGAGAGTATAGCTAAGGAGTTGGATGATTATTTTCTGAAATCTTCAGCTGGTTTAAAGGAAATTGCTATTCTTATGGAAATCAAAGGCAGGGATACAGTTCTGCTACAGAGTACTAATGAAAACAAAA GGAAGAGGTGCAATTCTGCAAAGGTCTTTAGTGCATTGTCATGGAGCCGATCTGCTAGGGCACTTCAATATTCAAGAGATGCTGTTGAGTCTAGTGGTCCTAGTGAACCTTGCAAGCCAGGAGCTCATTGCATCACTCTCAGGAAGTTATATGAAGCGGAAAAGAAACTTTACAAGGAGATTAAG GAGGAAGAGCTTACCAAACTAGAATACGAGAGGAAATCCAAATTACTGCAAAAACAAGAGGATGAAAACCAGGATTGCAGCAAGAGTGAGAAAACTCGGTTTAGTGTTGAGAGTTTGGAGGCTGACATCTTACGTCTTCAGCAGTCCATCAGCAGTACTTGTTTTTCTATAGTGAAGCTCATAGATGACGAGCTGTATCCTCAGTTGTGCACATTAATTTCCGG ACTTTTGCACATATGGAGAACGATGCATGAATGTCACCAAGTTCAGAATTATGTTTCTCAGCAGTTGAATAATCTTACTGATATTCATAAGATTGACTTGAGCACCACCTATCATCGCCAAGCAGCAATTCAACTAGAGTCTGAGGTATCTTGTTGGAACAACAGCTTTTCTGAAGCCATAAAATCGCAACAAGAATATGTCAGAACACTTTGCAGGTGGATCCAACTCATTGATAATCCTGTGGATGATCATCCACAGAGTTTGTACTCTTCTGCTGTTCGTTGCTTGTGTGACCAATGGCAGCTTGCCCTTGATAGATCACCAAGTAAG GAAGCAGCAGAGGCCATCAAGAGCCTTCTATCAGCCATCCACAGAATTTGTCTGCAGCAAGAAGAGGAGCACAATCTGCAGAAGAAATCCGAAAAACTCGAGAAGAGGCTGCAAAAGGAGTTGTATTCATTAGCTGACTTGGAGAAAAAGATGGAGCTCAGCTTCACTGATGGAGATGCGTGCTCGGACCTAGGCCCTAAGCATCCTTTCACAATAAAGAGGGATAAAACTGAAGCCTTGAAGAAGCAAGTGGAAATTGAGAAAGCCAGATATCACAACGCAGTCCAG GGCATTGAGGCTATATCTAGTGACACCAAGCCAGCAGAGAGTTCTGATGGTGAAGTTCAAACCTTATAG
- the LOC133731238 gene encoding pathogenesis-related protein 1-like: MEFCKISSVWISLVALSLLHSIYAQDRIIDFLNGHNFARREVGNKDLEWDPVLERYATDYAKKHIHDCQLIHTGGPYGENLASSPIEMFGLDAVSMWVYEKKNYNYETKSCVGGECGHYLQVIWNTTTHLGCAKLRCNNGGTWIGCNYNPPPQGDLPY; encoded by the coding sequence ATGGAATTTTGTAAGATTTCATCAGTCTGGATTTCTCTCGTAGCCTTATCCTTACTCCATTCCATTTATGCACAGGACAGAATCATAGACTTCCTGAACGGCCACAACTTTGCTCGAAGGGAGGTAGGTAACAAAGACCTGGAGTGGGATCCTGTACTAGAGCGTTATGCTACTGACTATGCCAAAAAACACATTCATGACTGCCAACTTATCCACACCGGTGGTCCATACGGTGAAAACCTTGCCTCGAGCCCTATTGAGATGTTCGGCTTAGATGCTGTGAGCATGTGGGTGTAtgagaagaaaaattacaactaCGAGACGAAATCTTGCGTCGGTGGCGAATGTGGGCATTATTTGCAGGTCATTTGGAATACCACGACTCATCTGGGGTGTGCCAAATTGAGGTGCAACAATGGGGGTACTTGGATCGGGTGCAACTATAATCCCCCTCCACAGGGAGACTTGCCTTACTAA
- the LOC133730116 gene encoding non-specific lipid-transfer protein 1-like: MEKKMMTFAGLVIMVVVLNACPAIGGCDAELVKLLPCATFVMGPAVGKAPPECCEGVKNVLHGADTNEKRRSLCQCLKDTAVGAEVKITPEKLKNVTDPCGVEVPIPGIISFDCNTIPVFERDQIELGEEY; encoded by the exons ATGGAGAAGAAAATGATGACTTTCGCTGGGCTGGTGATTATGGTCGTCGTCCTCAATGCATGTCCTGCAATTGGAGGGTGCGACGCAGAATTAGTGAAGTTGTTGCCCTGTGCCACGTTCGTTATGGGCCCTGCCGTAGGGAAGGCCCCTCCTGAGTGCTGTGAAGGTGTAAAAAATGTGCTTCATGGAGCTGATACTAATGAGAAGCGCAGGAGTCTTTGCCAATGTTTGAAAGACACAGCTGTTGGTGCTGAAGTTAAAATCACCCCTGAAAAACTTAAGAACGTTACTGACCCATGTGGCGTCGAAGTTCCTATTCCTGGGATCATTAGTTTCGACTGCAACAC AATTCCGGTGTTTGAAAGGGATCAAATAGAACTTGGAGAAGAATATTAG
- the LOC133731239 gene encoding serpin-ZX-like — protein sequence MDFKALKALKETISNQTDVALEITKQLLQTELKDKNMVYSPLSIHIVLSMIAADETGPSLDQFLSVLKSKSTDDLNSLAFNLVTAVLADGSASCGPCLNFANGLWVREPHSLESSYQQVLCNSYKASIKQVTMGTSSEEVRTEVNAWVKEQTRGFIPEILPPGSVNGIRISANALYFKATWYEEYFHESETKEDVFHLLGGDIVDKVPFMTSSAEHCITAFEGFKALRLPYQASEDYKDCRSFSMWLLLPDAIDGLPALAHRVCSEPGFIDVHLRSWESVEVGKFLIPKFKISTRFEASDILGKLGLTARSSEMYHQAIIEVNEKDTTAAAATVDDMCCALCEDYRIKKKEDFVADHPFMFLIKEDRTGTVLFMGHVLNPLW from the coding sequence ATGGATTTCAAAGCTCTCAAAGCTCTCAAAGAAACGATCAGTAACCAAACCGACGTCGCATTGGAGATAACCAAGCAACTCCTTCAAACAGAATTGAAGGACAAGAACATGGTGTACTCGCCTCTATCCATCCATATCGTGCTTAGCATGATAGCCGCTGATGAAACCGGTCCTTCTCTGGACCAGTTTCTATCTGTCCTCAAGTCCAAGTCCACCGACGACCTCAACTCCCTCGCCTTCAACCTAGTCACGGCCGTTTTAGCCGATGGCTCCGCCAGTTGTGGTCCATGTTTGAACTTCGCCAATGGTCTTTGGGTCCGCGAGCCTCATTCTCTCGAATCATCTTACCAACAGGTTCTGTGCAATTCTTACAAGGCCTCAATTAAGCAAGTCACTATGGGAACCAGTTCCGAGGAGGTGAGAACTGAAGTGAATGCATGGGTGAAGGAACAGACTCGCGGCTTCATCCCTGAGATTCTTCCTCCAGGCTCAGTGAATGGGATTCGCATTAGTGCAAATGCTTTATACTTCAAAGCAACATGGTACGAAGAGTACTTCCATGAATCAGAGACCAAAGAGGATGTGTTTCACCTTCTGGGGGGAGACATAGTCGATAAAGTACCTTTCATGACCAGCAGTGCTGAGCACTGTATTACTGCCTTCGAAGGCTTCAAAGCCTTGAGACTTCCTTACCAAGCAAGTGAAGACTACAAGGATTGCCGATCCTTTTCTATGTGGTTGCTTCTTCCAGATGCAATAGATGGGCTGCCAGCTCTGGCGCATAGAGTTTGTTCAGAGCCTGGGTTTATAGATGTTCACCTTAGATCGTGGGAAAGTGTTGAGGTTGGTAAATTCTTGATCCCAAAGTTCAAGATTTCTACTAGGTTTGAAGCCTCCGATATTCTGGGGAAACTAGGGCTGACGGCTCGTTCCTCGGAGATGTATCATCAAGCCATAATTGAAGTTAATGAAAAAGACACAACAGCTGCAGCTGCTACTGTTGATGATATGTGTTGTGCTTTGTGTGAAGATTATAGgattaaaaagaaagaagacTTTGTGGCGGATCACCCATTCATGTTTCTCATAAAGGAAGATAGGACCGGAACGGTGCTGTTCATGGGACATGTGCTCAATCCTCTTTGGTGA
- the LOC133729172 gene encoding nitrate regulatory gene2 protein isoform X1 — translation MGGVASRINKEEKVRVCKERRKLMKQLVRFRGEFADAQLVYLRALRNTGATLRQFTESESLELETTTYGLGLPPSPPPPLPPSPPPPPPLSPDLRKLDNDRKEEAGLDMEDDVNTPPPPLVPDSSSWDIFGSSSPHYQRHDETVEPHDEEKWAETNSEFVEDEQEEETVANVVSMLPKKLQLEESVEDNSSTMRWPYPKDSADTTMVLWKSKRTLESIAKELDDYFLKSSAGLKEIAILMEIKGRDTVLLQSTNENKRKRCNSAKVFSALSWSRSARALQYSRDAVESSGPSEPCKPGAHCITLRKLYEAEKKLYKEIKEEELTKLEYERKSKLLQKQEDENQDCSKSEKTRFSVESLEADILRLQQSISSTCFSIVKLIDDELYPQLCTLISGLLHIWRTMHECHQVQNYVSQQLNNLTDIHKIDLSTTYHRQAAIQLESEVSCWNNSFSEAIKSQQEYVRTLCRWIQLIDNPVDDHPQSLYSSAVRCLCDQWQLALDRSPSKEAAEAIKSLLSAIHRICLQQEEEHNLQKKSEKLEKRLQKELYSLADLEKKMELSFTDGDACSDLGPKHPFTIKRDKTEALKKQVEIEKARYHNAVQVSKNLILDNLKTSLPKVFQTLMAFSGAYVQGIEAISSDTKPAESSDGEVQTL, via the exons ATGGGTGGTGTTGCATCAAGGATTAACAAGGAAGAAAAGGTTCGGGTTTGCAAGGAGAGAAGGAAGCTAATGAAGCAGTTGGTGAGGTTTAGAGGTGAATTTGCAGATGCCCAGTTGGTTTATTTGAGAGCATTAAGGAATACTGGAGCAACACTAAGACAATTTACAGAGTCTGAGTCATTGGAGCTTGAAACTACTACTTATGGCTTAGGATTGCCACCATCACCGCCACCCCCTTTGCCCCCTTcccctccaccaccacctcctctCAGCCCTGACTTGAGAAAGTTGGATAATGATCGGAAAGAAGAAGCTGGCCTAGATATGGAGGATGATGTCAATACCCCACCACCTCCTCTGGTCCCAGACTCATCATCTTGGGACATTTTTGGTTCATCTTCACCGCATTATCAGAGACATGATGAAACAGTGGAGCCACATGACGAGGAAAAGTGGGCAGAGACTAATTCAGAATTTGTGGAAGACGAACAGGAAGAGGAAACTGTTGCAAATGTTGTGAGTATGCTGCCTAAGAAACTGCAGCTCGAAGAATCGGTTGAGGATAATTCATCAACAATGAGGTGGCCATATCCTAAGGACTCTGCAGATACAACCATGGTACTATGGAAAAGCAAGAGGACCTTGGAGAGTATAGCTAAGGAGTTGGATGATTATTTTCTGAAATCTTCAGCTGGTTTAAAGGAAATTGCTATTCTTATGGAAATCAAAGGCAGGGATACAGTTCTGCTACAGAGTACTAATGAAAACAAAA GGAAGAGGTGCAATTCTGCAAAGGTCTTTAGTGCATTGTCATGGAGCCGATCTGCTAGGGCACTTCAATATTCAAGAGATGCTGTTGAGTCTAGTGGTCCTAGTGAACCTTGCAAGCCAGGAGCTCATTGCATCACTCTCAGGAAGTTATATGAAGCGGAAAAGAAACTTTACAAGGAGATTAAG GAGGAAGAGCTTACCAAACTAGAATACGAGAGGAAATCCAAATTACTGCAAAAACAAGAGGATGAAAACCAGGATTGCAGCAAGAGTGAGAAAACTCGGTTTAGTGTTGAGAGTTTGGAGGCTGACATCTTACGTCTTCAGCAGTCCATCAGCAGTACTTGTTTTTCTATAGTGAAGCTCATAGATGACGAGCTGTATCCTCAGTTGTGCACATTAATTTCCGG ACTTTTGCACATATGGAGAACGATGCATGAATGTCACCAAGTTCAGAATTATGTTTCTCAGCAGTTGAATAATCTTACTGATATTCATAAGATTGACTTGAGCACCACCTATCATCGCCAAGCAGCAATTCAACTAGAGTCTGAGGTATCTTGTTGGAACAACAGCTTTTCTGAAGCCATAAAATCGCAACAAGAATATGTCAGAACACTTTGCAGGTGGATCCAACTCATTGATAATCCTGTGGATGATCATCCACAGAGTTTGTACTCTTCTGCTGTTCGTTGCTTGTGTGACCAATGGCAGCTTGCCCTTGATAGATCACCAAGTAAG GAAGCAGCAGAGGCCATCAAGAGCCTTCTATCAGCCATCCACAGAATTTGTCTGCAGCAAGAAGAGGAGCACAATCTGCAGAAGAAATCCGAAAAACTCGAGAAGAGGCTGCAAAAGGAGTTGTATTCATTAGCTGACTTGGAGAAAAAGATGGAGCTCAGCTTCACTGATGGAGATGCGTGCTCGGACCTAGGCCCTAAGCATCCTTTCACAATAAAGAGGGATAAAACTGAAGCCTTGAAGAAGCAAGTGGAAATTGAGAAAGCCAGATATCACAACGCAGTCCAGGTCAGCAAGAACCTGATATTGGACAATCTGAAAACAAGCCTTCCCAAGGTGTTCCAAACGTTGATGGCATTTTCTGGTGCTTATGTTCAGGGCATTGAGGCTATATCTAGTGACACCAAGCCAGCAGAGAGTTCTGATGGTGAAGTTCAAACCTTATAG